Proteins found in one Takifugu flavidus isolate HTHZ2018 chromosome 7, ASM371156v2, whole genome shotgun sequence genomic segment:
- the LOC130528278 gene encoding tetraspanin-1 codes for MCHLKQVSPGSSQTTPSSLLQPQESRSGFGALAQVGTCPSCTSFGETSSPGNTGASSHVCADTLTQIKMGCFTFVKLMMFFFNLLIFLGGLTLLAMGIWVSVDGGSFLQLLGPFSRQGMQFVNVGFFCIAIGAVLVLLGLLGCWGAHKESRCLLLVFFSIILIIFVAEVAAGVVALAYSSFAEGILRAWATPALKDDYGSDPVVTKIWNTTMMELKCCGFTNYTDFVGSKFEKENQGNLPPSCCWTNSSPCRPGEAQRSNVQGCFQQILEILKEHANIVGGIAAGIGVLEITAMTVSLYLYCHLDKRIS; via the exons ATGTGCCACCTGAAACAGGTTTCACCTGGATCATCTCAGACCAcacccagctcactcctccagCCCCAGGAGAGCCGCTCAGGTTTCGGAGCTCTGGCTCAGGTGGGTACCTGCCCTTCCTGCACCTCATTCGGAGAGACGTCCTCACCTGGAAACACCGGAGCCAG CTCCCACGTTTGTGCCGACACCTTGACGCAG ATTAAAATGGGGTGCTTCACCTTTGTCAAACTGATGATGTTCTTCTTCAACTTACTTATCTTT CTTGGCGGTCTGACCCTGCTCGCCATGGGGATCTGGGTGAGTGTAGACGGGggctccttcctccagctgctgggacCCTTCTCCAGACAGGGCATGCAGTTCGTCAACGTGGGCTTCTTCTGCATCGCCATCGGggcggtgctggtgctgctggggctCCTGGGCTGCTGGGGAGCCCACAAGGAGAGCAGGTGCCTGCTGCTCGTG ttcttctccatcatcctcatcatcttcgtGGCTGAAGTGGCCGCTGGAGTCGTGGCTCTGGCCTACTCTTCATTT gCTGAGGGGATCCTCCGAGCCTGGGCCACTCCTGCTCTGAAGGACGATTACGGCAGCGATCCCGTGGTCACAAAGATCTGGAACACCACCATGATGGAG cTGAAGTGCTGTGGTTTCACCAACTACACCGACTTTGTGGGCTCCAAGTTTGAGAAGGAGAACCAAGGAAATCTGCccccgagctgctgctggacaaacAGCTCCCCCTGCAGACCGGGCGAGGCACAACGGAGCAACGTGCAG GGTTGCTTCCAACAAATCCTGGAGATCCTTAAAGAACACGCCAACATTGTGGGAGGAATTGCAGCGGGAATTGGAGTCTTAGAG ATTACTGCCATGACCGTGTCCCTGTACCTGTACTGTCACCTGGACAAGAGAATCAGCTGA